The Halobacteriovorax sp. DA5 genome includes the window CAGATCAATGATCTGGCTTTTTTTGTTTGTGGGTAAAAAAAAATAAGTCACACTACTTCAAGATTGAATTTACCTTTTCAAGTACTTCCTCAACAGTAATAAGATTCATCATATCATCTTCTTTTATACGAAAGCGCCAAGGGACATCGTTCTCTGTTTTATGAAAGTAGTGTTCTAAGGCCCTAGGATAGGCATTAATACAGTTTTCTATTTGACCGAATGGTCCAGTGTATTCTGGAGGTACGGCCGTATATAGACCTATTACCGGTGTATTTAGCGCTGCTGCCATATGGGCAGGTCCAGAGTCTGGAGCAATCACCATTCTAGCTTTTAAAAAGACATTCTTAAGTCCATTAAGAGATGTTTTCCCACATAGATTCATGATATCGGCCTGTGATTCTTGTTCAATAGAATCACATATATCTTTATCGCTTGGAATTCCAGTTAGTACAATTGGTATATTATGTAGTTCTTTTATTTTGTTTGAAAGCTCGATGTAGCGCTTTGTGGACCAAGTTCTTTGAAGTGAAGAAGCTTTTGGATGTATAACGATAAAGTCTTTTGGAGGAAGTTGTGAAACTTCTTCAGTCGTAAAAGGTAAGTTGAATTCGATTTCGTTTGAATTGATTCCTAAGTAATCAGCGAAGCCTAAAAAAGCGTCTACAGAATGCTCCTTCTTGAAAGGGATTGATTCATTGATGAATATTTTTTGTAGATCACGTCCTCTTTTTGAGTCAAAGCCAATTTTTCTCTTAGCTTTTATAAATGGGTAGATAAAATTAATTCTAAGGTTTGCCTGTGTACATAGAAGTACATCAAAGTTGTAAGGGGCAAATACACTTTTTAATTTAAAGTAGTCTTTTAACTTCTTTGGCTTATCAATTCTTATAAGTTCAATATCCTCAATTCCTTCGATTAAAGGGGCAAAGGTATTGCTCGTTATAAAATATATCTTAGCTTTTGGAAGGGCCTTGCGAATGCGATTAAGCATTGGAAGTGTCCAAATAATGTCCCCAAGGGCAGATGTTCGCATAATAGCGATTGATTTAATTTGATCTAATTTCATGTGGTTATTATAGTGATTTTTTGTGAAAAAGAAAGGCCCACTTTGCGTGGGCCTTAAAGTATTTAGCTAATAATTAAAATTAGAATTTTAATTGAACACCAGCTGCTGCCATTGATGCATCATTTTGTGTTGCACCAGTATCAACTTCATATGTTAGGTAAGTGATATTGAAGTCAATATTCTTATTAAGCATATATCTGTAGTGAGCTGCAATTTGAGTGTAGTCATTATTAAGATCTTTCTCATCACGATTTTGGTAAGTAACAGAGAAAACATTCTTATTTAGCATATAAGTGATACCAGCAAGAATACGATTAATTTCGCTATCAGCTACTGTCGTGTCGTTATTTTCAATACTGTAACCTAGATTGATCTTGAAGCTTCCTAGTCCAAGATTTACACCAGCTAGAGTGTAGTTGCTATCTTCAGTTGAAGCACTTGCCCATTGGTCATAACCAGCGTAAACGTCTAGATCTACCTTATCCATTTTTCTTTGGTATCTTACTAGACCTGAGTAATGTGTATCGCCGTAGTTAGCTGTTGGGTCGTTATCATTTCCATTTCCACGATCTGTTGAAAGAGCGATTGTAAGACCACCCATACTTGGTGTTTCGTAAGAGAACATGTCTGTTCTTGCACGGTATCTAAAACCAAGACCACCTGATGCTGCTCCATCAATTCTAGCACTAGTATCAGAACCGGCCATTGAAGCTACTGTTGAGCTTAGTGGATCTGATTTTAGCATTACATAATCAAGTGGAGTATATGTTTGACCCATCTTGAATGTACCAAAAGAAGTCTTTGCTCCAACTGCAGCTTGACGCATTCTGATTCTGTAATCATTACCAGAGTTTGATTTACTTGAGTTAAGGCCCATTTCAAGTACGTAAGTACCTTCAATTCCTTCTGTTCCCCATTTTCCTGTAGCTCCTAGTCTAGACTCAGAAGAATCAACGTCTACAAAGCCAGAAAAAGAAGTTCTGTTTGAGTTTTCGTTGTCAGTGTAAAGTGCAACTCTGTTTAATTTTCCGTAAATTGTTGGCGCATCAATTGTTGCTGTCGCCGCGATTGCTGGAATTGCAACTAGCGTAGCTGCAACTGTCATTAGTTTTTTCATAATTCTCTCCATGAATAAATAATCTAATATAAATATTAAAACGAGAGGTTACAAAATTGGCAAGTTAAATACCTGAAAAATATAATGATGATTTAATGAAGAGAGCATGGTATAAGGCAGCATGAAGAAAAATTTAGAAAATATGGTTTTACTTGGTACGGCAACTAGGCCTCATGGAATTAAAGGTGCTTTTGTTTTTAATCTTGAAAATAAAGTGAATAGTGTCCTTGAAAATGGCTCAACTTTTATAGCTATGCCTTTAAGCGGAAGTAAAATAAGTAAAGATGGCGAAGAGAAAGAGATTAAAACAATTTCTTTTGGTAATAAAGTCATCGCATATTTAAGTGGTGTTGATAATCGTAATATTACAGAAGATATGCTTCCTTTTGAAATCTACGTAAGTCGAGATATTTTTCCTGATATTGAAGATGAGGATGAGTTTTACATGTCTGATATTGTCGGTCTTGATGTTTATGACTTAGAAAAAGAAGCGGTAGTGGGTAAAGTTGATAAGTACTTTGATAATGGAGCTCACATTGTTCTAGTGACAAAAGTAGGTGGCAAATTTGTGGATATCCCATTTGTTGATCATTTTGTTAAATTAGTTAATCTAGAAGAGAATCGTGTGGAATGCTATATTCCGCATCTAATGTAAATGAAGAAAGTTTGGGTCCTTACATTATTTCCACAATTTTTCACTGCCTTTAAAGATAGTGGAGTCATTGGTAAGTTCTTAGGTAGTGAAGTTGAGTTTAACCCTCTTTACCTTGGAGACTTTTCACCAAAGAGTTTTAAAGGTGTTGATGGAGCTCCGTATGGCGGAGGGCCTGGAATGGTTATTCGCGCAGATGTTTTAGAGCGTGGAATTAATCATATCCTAGAGACAGAATCTCTTGATAAGTCTCAGTTAGAGATTATTTATACTTCTCCTCGTGGTGATGTTTTTAATAACGAGGAAGCCAAGTTGTTAGCAAAAGACTTTCAACAAAATAATAAGCAGTATGTTTTTATTTGTGGGCGATATGAAGGGATTGATGAGCGCTTCATTTCTCAGTATGTAACTAAAATAATTTCTCTTGGAGATTATGTGTTATCTGGTGGAGAGTTGGCCGTCATGACTATTGTTGATGCTATGATGAGGTTTTTGCCTAAAGCTCTTGGGAATGAAGATAGCGCAATTCTTGATTCTTTTGAAGATGGACTTATTGAAGGTCCAGTTTATACAAGGCCTTCTGAGTTTAATGGCATAAAAGTTCCCGACGTTTTACTCGAGGGAAATCATAAGTTGATTGATGAGTTCAATCACAGTAAAAAACTAGAATATACAAAGAAGTATAGGCCAGATTTGTATAAAGCCTATATGAGAAATAAAGATTAAGGATATACCAAAGATGAAAGATAATATTTATCTAGGCTTAGTACACCACCCAATTAAAAATAAAAGAGATGATATTGTTACGACTTCAGTAACGAATCTTGATATACACGACATCGCAAGAAGTTGTCGTACTTTTGGGATTAAGAACTACTTTATTGTAACGCCACTAGAGGCCCAACATAAGTTAGTTAATAGAATCCTAGGACACTGGGAAGAAGATGATGCAGGAGCTTATAATCCTGATCGCCAAGATGCACTTGCTATTGCACGCCTAGTAAACTCTGTTGAAGAGGGAATCAATAAAATCAAAGAGATAGAAGGTGTTGATCCTTTGGTCTGTGTTACTGGAGCAAATTTTGAATCAAATAACGGTGTAGAAACTGACCTGATCAATAATGCGCGCCTTGACAAAAAGCCTATCTTCCTGTTATTTGGTACAGGATGGGGTCTTCATGCACAAGTACTCGAACGGGCACATTTTGCGCTTGAGCCAATTTTTGGTGGAAGTGCTGATGGGTATAATCACTTGTCTGTTCGCTCGGCAGTTGCCATCTATTTAGATCGACTGAATAGTGCCTCTGAGACCATGAAATAGAACTTACTTAAGAACAACACGGTGTTGGTCCTCTGAGAAGTTCAAGACGTTAAAGTAGGAGTTCGTAATGAATTTAGTAGACGTTGTAAATGAAAATTACAAGAACACAAACGTAGAATCATTCCCAACATTTAAAACTGGGGATACAGTTGCTGTTCACGCAAGAATCACTGAAGGTCAAAAATCTCGTATTCAGATTTTCCAAGGTGTAGTTATTGCAATGAAAGAAGCTGGAAAACTTACTGGTCACTTCAGAGTTAGAAAAGTTTCTTCTGGAATTGGTGTTGAAAGGGTATTCCCATTCCATTCACCAAACGTAGAAAAGATTGAGATCGTTCAAAGAGGTAAATCTAGAAGATCGAAACTTTACTACCTAAGAGATCGTTCAGGTAAATCTGCTCGTATCGCAATTGACTACGATAGAAAATAATCAAAACTATTTAAGTCATAGAAGGGCCCCTAGAAATAGGGGCTTTTTTTATTTTAAGGTCAAAAATGTTCGAATCACAGTTTGTCGATAACCATAAATTTATCTTAGCAACAGATGAAGTAGGTAGAGGACCTCTTGCTGGCCCTGTTGTAACCTGTGCTGTAAAGGTATCAATTGATAACTTGAAGTCTCTCGTCGAAAGGCTAGACTCAGTTGGTGTGACAGATTCTAAAAAATTAACACTTAAAAAAATGGAGAGTATTCTCAAAGAATTGGGGGTAGAGAAGTTTTCAAAATTCAATGAACATGAACTATTTCAATACAGTGTTGAGAAAGTTGCGCCAAAAAAAATTGATGAACTCAATATCTTTCAGGCGAGTTTATTTGGAATGAAAAAAAGCTGTCATAATCTTCTTTGTGATTCAAGTTCAGTCGTTCTTGTTGATGGAAAGTTTCCATTCTCTTCAAAAAAAATTAACGATATTCATCCGATTATTAAAGGTGACTCAAAATCATCACTCATTGGACTTGCTTCAATCATTGCAAAAGTGTGTCGTGACCACCTTATGACAAGAGAGGCGAAAAAATATCCTCATTACGGATTTGAAAAAAATGCTGGTTATCCAACGGCCGTCCATCGCAAGGCCATAGAAGATTATGGTATCACCCCGATTCATCGAAAATCATTCAAAGGGGTAAAAGAATTTGTCACTCAGGAAAATAGCTAAAGGAAGTTCATTAGAACTTAGAAAGTCTCGACTTGTTCACTCTGAATCTGTTCCTCTTTTGGTTTGTTCGACAATGCTTCGTAGGCATGGTTGTGGGCAAGTCGATATAGCAGGTATTTATAAGCTAAATGGAGAGTTTCTCATTAAGCTGTTTGAAGTTAAATCGAGCGGTTTTATGTCAGAGTCTCAAAGGTTGAGGTTATTAAATAGTGCTCATTTTATCTCTTCTTATTTTGAAATATCGTGCATAGTGTCGCTAGTTTGAACAACATTTACCTTGCATCGAACGAGGCCTTCTTTTACAATTTTCATATGGTTAAAAAATTATTCTTAATTACTCTTTTTATTTCAACAACTTTTACTAGCTTCCAAGCAAAAGCAGATATGGATCCTCGTGTGAAAATCGTCGCTTTAAATGCAGGATATGGAACCGTTGGAGGAGCTCTGCTCGGTACTGCTGCCATGGCATTTGGTTCTTCGGGACGCTCAGTTGCAATTGGTGCATCTCTTGGTCTTTATGCTGGATTAATTTTTGGTGGGTATATTGTAGGAAGCCATGAGTACAGAAAGAATGATCGTATGCAGCCTAGCCAAGAAAATTATTATTATCCAGATACAAACGATAGTCCTTATCAAGATTCTCGCTACCAGGGTGGTGGTTATAATTACCAGGGATCAATTAATCAGGATGGCTTCTCTTTAGAAGGCCCGGCCGAAATTGGTTTTAAACAAGAGCGCCCAGGCCAAGATTTTTATGTGAATCTTTTAAATTATCAGTTCTGAAAAGTACGTTTTCTCTGACCGTAGAATTGTGAAAGCTCTGTATCGTCAGTTTCGAATTCGTTAATTAGAATATCCATTGCATCAAAGTTATAGATTTTGAAAACTTTTAAAAACTCTGGCGCAACATTTGAAAGTCTAACTTGATCACGTCTTTTATTTAATGCTTTGATTGTATCAACGAATACACCAATTCCTGAAGAGCCAACAAAGTTAAGGGCCGTCAGGTCAAGAGTGATTAATGAAGTAGGGTGAGTGTTAGTGATTGTAGCTAACTCTTGCTTAAGAGGAATGATATTTTCATAATCCATTCCACCTTCGATATGAACAGTGATATTTCCTGTTGAATCTGTACGTACTCTTGCTTGCATTGTCATTTAAACTCCTTCTTCTACAAAATAACAGCATCTAATAATTATTGTAACGCATTGCGTATTAAGATTTTAGATGGAAGTTATTTCTTATGTAAGTTATAAATAAGGGGAATCATTAAATATTAGGACTAACTTTGAAACTGACTCTAGTAACAACACCAATAGGAAACCTTGGAGATATAACTGAGAATATGCGTCAGGCATTTGTGAGTTGTGATCTCGTTTTGGCCGAGGATACTCGTGTTTTTCGCTCACTCTTATCAAAATTAGAAATAGAGCGTTCAGATTTAAAAGTTGTCTCATTTAATGATCATTCACAGGATCGTCTTAAGTATTTTCTTGATTTAATCAGATCGGCACAACACCCAATTCTTGTCTCTGATGCTGGAAGTCCTATCATTTCTGATCCAGGGCATATTCTAGTGAAAGAGCTCATTAATGAAGGCGGTGAGGTTACATCAGTAGCAGGGCCTAGTGCAGTTACTGTTGCACTTGAGTTAAGTGGAATGGCACCAAATCCATTCTGTTTTTATGGATTTCTTCCACGAAAAAAAGGTGAGATTTCGGCAAAATTCCAACAAGCATATCAGACAAATGTAACATCTTTATTCTTCGAATCACCACATCGTATTCATGGGACACTAGAGCAATTGTCACAAGAATTTCCAGAAGCGCAGGTAAGCGTTTGTCGCGAATTAACAAAGAAGTTTGAAGAGTGTGTACGCTTTAAAGCACAAGAATTTAAAACTGATTTGATTAATGCAAAAGGTGAGTTTGTTTTGGTTGTTTCATGGCCTAAGCTAGAAGCTGGAGCAACAGCATCTAATGAAGAATTTGAAAAGTTGGCCCAAAATTATCTCGGTAAGCAAACGCCGAAAAACCTTGCAAAACTTCTTTCAAAGATTACAAATCGAAAAACACAAGAGATTTATCAAGAGCTTACTTCTAAATAAACCTATTTTTTCAGTATCTTATTACTAGTAAAAATTTCTAATCCAAGTTAAAATTAAATAAATTGGAGTTAGAATGATCGTTAAAGTCATTGGAGGCCACGGTGGGGTCTCACCACAGTGTCGGGCCACATCGTACTTGGTGGATGATAAATTATTAATTGATGCAGGATCTGTTGCAACAGGTATCAGTGTAAAAGAACAGATAAATATAGATAATATACTTATCTCACACTCTCATCTTGATCATATTTCTGACTTAGCATTTTTGGCCGATAATTGTTTTGGTTTAAAAGATGACCCATTTTATATTTGGACATCTAACGAGGTTCAAACAAGTATTCAAAAGCATCTTTTAAATGATGAAATTTGGCCGGATTTTACTAAGCTTCCAACTAAAGATGATCCAACTCTTAAGTTTTTAAATATTGAAAATGGCGAAACAAAGAAAATTGGAGAGTATACAGTTCACGCAATTAAAGTGAATCACTTTGCAGGCTCTCTTGGCTTTATTATCGAAAAAGGTGATTGTGCAATCATCTTTACACAAGACACCGGGCCTACAAATGCAATCTGGCAAAAGGCCAAAACAATCAAGAATATTAAAGCAATCTTTTCTGAGGTTAGTTTCCCTAATTCTTATGAACAGTTGGCCAAGGATAGTCGTCACCATACTGCGCAGACGATGGGGCTTGAGATCGCAAAGATGCCTAAAGATATTCCAATTTACTTAGGGCATCTAAAGCCAAATTACTTAGACCAGTTAACGAAAGAAATTGAAAAAATTAATACTCATGGACGAATTAATATTATTGGTTCTGAGAATAAGAGCTATCAATTTTAATAGATTTTTATAGTCAAAAATTTCTTTTCGTGAGATATCTCTTGCCGTGAAAAATACAGATAATTTCCAAAGTCAAAAACTTGAAGAGTCATTTCTAAAACGTCTTACACTTTTATGTGGAAAGGAGAGTTTTAGACCTAAGTTAGATCATATCAGAGATTTTCTTTCTCAAGACAGACGCGTTATTGAAGCAAGGTCTAAGGTTATTATCGTAGGTGGTACTAATGGGAAAGGTGAAACTTCCCATAGCTTAAGTTACTTATATGAACGTGCAGGGTTTACAAGTTGTCTATGGACTTCTCCGCATGTTTTATCAATCACTGAGCGCTTTAAATTGAATGAAAAGAATATTTCGATTGAAGAGCTAACAGAATTATTAGATGAGAATGAAGAAGTCATCAAAAGTTTAAAGCTCTCTTTTTATGAAGCACTATTTGTTCTTTTCATTAAATTTGCACTTAAGCATGAAACTGACTTTGTCATTCTTGAGGTAGGCTTAGGCGGGCGCTTTGATGCAACAAATATCTTCACAAGGCCAATTGCTGCTATTACATCAATTGGATTAGATCATACAGAAATTTTAG containing:
- the rsmI gene encoding 16S rRNA (cytidine(1402)-2'-O)-methyltransferase; the encoded protein is MKLTLVTTPIGNLGDITENMRQAFVSCDLVLAEDTRVFRSLLSKLEIERSDLKVVSFNDHSQDRLKYFLDLIRSAQHPILVSDAGSPIISDPGHILVKELINEGGEVTSVAGPSAVTVALELSGMAPNPFCFYGFLPRKKGEISAKFQQAYQTNVTSLFFESPHRIHGTLEQLSQEFPEAQVSVCRELTKKFEECVRFKAQEFKTDLINAKGEFVLVVSWPKLEAGATASNEEFEKLAQNYLGKQTPKNLAKLLSKITNRKTQEIYQELTSK
- a CDS encoding 3',5'-cyclic-nucleotide phosphodiesterase; the protein is MIVKVIGGHGGVSPQCRATSYLVDDKLLIDAGSVATGISVKEQINIDNILISHSHLDHISDLAFLADNCFGLKDDPFYIWTSNEVQTSIQKHLLNDEIWPDFTKLPTKDDPTLKFLNIENGETKKIGEYTVHAIKVNHFAGSLGFIIEKGDCAIIFTQDTGPTNAIWQKAKTIKNIKAIFSEVSFPNSYEQLAKDSRHHTAQTMGLEIAKMPKDIPIYLGHLKPNYLDQLTKEIEKINTHGRINIIGSENKSYQF
- the rplS gene encoding 50S ribosomal protein L19; translated protein: MNLVDVVNENYKNTNVESFPTFKTGDTVAVHARITEGQKSRIQIFQGVVIAMKEAGKLTGHFRVRKVSSGIGVERVFPFHSPNVEKIEIVQRGKSRRSKLYYLRDRSGKSARIAIDYDRK
- the trmD gene encoding tRNA (guanosine(37)-N1)-methyltransferase TrmD is translated as MKKVWVLTLFPQFFTAFKDSGVIGKFLGSEVEFNPLYLGDFSPKSFKGVDGAPYGGGPGMVIRADVLERGINHILETESLDKSQLEIIYTSPRGDVFNNEEAKLLAKDFQQNNKQYVFICGRYEGIDERFISQYVTKIISLGDYVLSGGELAVMTIVDAMMRFLPKALGNEDSAILDSFEDGLIEGPVYTRPSEFNGIKVPDVLLEGNHKLIDEFNHSKKLEYTKKYRPDLYKAYMRNKD
- a CDS encoding STAS domain-containing protein, translated to MTMQARVRTDSTGNITVHIEGGMDYENIIPLKQELATITNTHPTSLITLDLTALNFVGSSGIGVFVDTIKALNKRRDQVRLSNVAPEFLKVFKIYNFDAMDILINEFETDDTELSQFYGQRKRTFQN
- a CDS encoding glycosyltransferase family 9 protein, which gives rise to MKLDQIKSIAIMRTSALGDIIWTLPMLNRIRKALPKAKIYFITSNTFAPLIEGIEDIELIRIDKPKKLKDYFKLKSVFAPYNFDVLLCTQANLRINFIYPFIKAKRKIGFDSKRGRDLQKIFINESIPFKKEHSVDAFLGFADYLGINSNEIEFNLPFTTEEVSQLPPKDFIVIHPKASSLQRTWSTKRYIELSNKIKELHNIPIVLTGIPSDKDICDSIEQESQADIMNLCGKTSLNGLKNVFLKARMVIAPDSGPAHMAAALNTPVIGLYTAVPPEYTGPFGQIENCINAYPRALEHYFHKTENDVPWRFRIKEDDMMNLITVEEVLEKVNSILK
- the rimM gene encoding ribosome maturation factor RimM (Essential for efficient processing of 16S rRNA) yields the protein MKKNLENMVLLGTATRPHGIKGAFVFNLENKVNSVLENGSTFIAMPLSGSKISKDGEEKEIKTISFGNKVIAYLSGVDNRNITEDMLPFEIYVSRDIFPDIEDEDEFYMSDIVGLDVYDLEKEAVVGKVDKYFDNGAHIVLVTKVGGKFVDIPFVDHFVKLVNLEENRVECYIPHLM
- a CDS encoding RNA methyltransferase, which encodes MKDNIYLGLVHHPIKNKRDDIVTTSVTNLDIHDIARSCRTFGIKNYFIVTPLEAQHKLVNRILGHWEEDDAGAYNPDRQDALAIARLVNSVEEGINKIKEIEGVDPLVCVTGANFESNNGVETDLINNARLDKKPIFLLFGTGWGLHAQVLERAHFALEPIFGGSADGYNHLSVRSAVAIYLDRLNSASETMK
- a CDS encoding ribonuclease HII; the encoded protein is MFESQFVDNHKFILATDEVGRGPLAGPVVTCAVKVSIDNLKSLVERLDSVGVTDSKKLTLKKMESILKELGVEKFSKFNEHELFQYSVEKVAPKKIDELNIFQASLFGMKKSCHNLLCDSSSVVLVDGKFPFSSKKINDIHPIIKGDSKSSLIGLASIIAKVCRDHLMTREAKKYPHYGFEKNAGYPTAVHRKAIEDYGITPIHRKSFKGVKEFVTQENS
- a CDS encoding porin — translated: MKKLMTVAATLVAIPAIAATATIDAPTIYGKLNRVALYTDNENSNRTSFSGFVDVDSSESRLGATGKWGTEGIEGTYVLEMGLNSSKSNSGNDYRIRMRQAAVGAKTSFGTFKMGQTYTPLDYVMLKSDPLSSTVASMAGSDTSARIDGAASGGLGFRYRARTDMFSYETPSMGGLTIALSTDRGNGNDNDPTANYGDTHYSGLVRYQRKMDKVDLDVYAGYDQWASASTEDSNYTLAGVNLGLGSFKINLGYSIENNDTTVADSEINRILAGITYMLNKNVFSVTYQNRDEKDLNNDYTQIAAHYRYMLNKNIDFNITYLTYEVDTGATQNDASMAAAGVQLKF